The following proteins are co-located in the Solanum pennellii chromosome 1, SPENNV200 genome:
- the LOC107008135 gene encoding ATP-citrate synthase alpha chain protein 3, with protein MARKKIREYDSKRLLREHLKRLAGIDLQICSAQVTESTDFTELTNKEPWLSSTKLVVKPDMLFGKRGKSGLVALNLDLAGVAEFVKTRLGVEVEMGGCKAPITTFIVEPFVPHDQEYYLSIVSERLGCTISFSECGGIEIEENWDKVKTIFLPTEKPMTLEACAPLIATLPLEVRGKIGNFLMGVFDVFQDLDFSFIEMNPFTLVNGEPYPLDMRGELDDTAAFKNFKKWGSIEFPLPFGRVLSPTESFIHSLDEKTSASLKFTVLNPKGRIWTMVAGGGASVIYADTVGDLGYASELGNYAEYSGAPNEEEVLQYARVVLDCATANPDGRKRALIVGGGIANFTDVAATFNGIIRALREKEAKLKAARMHIYVRRGGPNYQTGLAKMRALGEELGVPLEVYGPEATMTGICKGAIDCIMSEA; from the exons ATGGCCAGGAAGAAGATCAGAGAGTATGATTCAAAGAGGCTTCTAAGGGAGCATTTGAAACGCCTTGCTGGCATCGATCTTCAGATCTGCTCTGCTCAA GTGACAGAATCTACAGATTTTACTGAGTTAACAAACAAAGAACCATGGCTTTCATCGACAAAGCTGGTTGTAAAACCAGACATGCTGTTTGGAAAGCGTGGAAAGAGTGGCTTGGTAGCTTTGAATCTGGATCTAGCAGGAGTTGCCGAGTTTGTAAAAACACGACTTGGTGTGGAG GTTGAAATGGGTGGCTGCAAGGCACCTATAACAACATTTATTGTTGAACCATTTGTTCCCCATGACCAAGAATATTACCTTTCCATAGTCTCTGAAAGGTTGGGGTGCACAATTAGCTTTTCAGAATGTGGAGGCATTGAGATTGAAGAGAACTGGGACAAG GTCAAGACAATATTCCTTCCAACAGAGAAACCTATGACCCTAGAGGCGTGTGCTCCACTGATTGCTACTCTGCCCTTGGAG GTACGGGGAAAGATTGGCAATTTCCTTATGGGTGTTTTTGATGTGTTTCAAG ATCTCGATTTTAGTTTCATAGAGATGAACCCATTTACGCTCGTAAATGGTGAGCCTTACCCATTGGACATGAGGGGAGAGTTGGATGACACAGCAGccttcaaaaattttaagaa GTGGGGAAGCATCGAGTTTCCTCTGCCTTTTGGAAGAGTTTTGAGCCCTACCGAAAGCTTCATTCACTCTTTGGATGAGAAA ACTAGTGCCTCTTTAAAATTTACAGTTTTGAACCCAAAAGGTCGTATCTGGACAATGGTGGCTGGAGGTGGTGCAAGCGTTATATATGCTGATACA GTAGGGGATTTAGGCTATGCCTCTGAGCTTGGTAACTATGCCGAGTATAGTGGAGCTCCAAATGAAGAGGAGGTTCTGCAATATGCTCGAGTAGTTCTAGAT TGTGCTACGGCAAATCCTGATGGGCGTAAGAGAGCTCTGATTGTTGGAGGTGGTATTGCCAACTTCACTGATGTAGCTGCTACTTTCAATGGGATTATTCGGGCTCTCAGGGAGAAG GAAGCCAAGCTAAAAGCGGCTAGAATGCATATCTATGTACGAAGAGGTGGTCCAAATTATCAGACTGGTCTAGCAAAAATGCGCGCCCTAGGAGAGGAACTTGGAGTTCCCCTTGAG GTTTATGGACCAGAGGCTACAATGACGGGAATTTGTAAAGGGGCAATTGATTGCATTATGTCTGAAGCATAA
- the LOC107025722 gene encoding peroxidase 5-like, translating to MRSAKLSTLFILYIFTVSTLASASDLKVGYYHSSCPNAESIVRKAVSKAVSRNPGLGAGIIRMHFHDCFVRGCDASILLDPTPGNPTEKEHPANNPSLRGYEVIDEAKIDLESICPETVSCSDIIAFAARDSAFKLGGIRYSVPSGRRDGRVSIKDEPTANLPPSTFNAGELEENFAKKGLSLDEMVTLSGAHSIGRSHCSSFSDRLYSFNSTHPQDPTMDPKLAQQLMKRCPRPSTTDPIAPLDIDTPNRLDNKYYLNLKNKRGVLTSDQTLWNSPSTARMARSNAIHGANWAHKFADAMVKMGSIEVMTGIQGEIRKNCRVVN from the exons ATGAGAAGTGCTAAATTGTCAACTTTGTTCATCTTATATATCTTCACTGTTTCTACACTTGCAAGTGCATCTGATCTTAAGGTTGGTTACTATCATTCAAGTTGCCCAAATGCAGAATCTATCGTAAGAAAAGCAGTCAGCAAAGCCGTCTCTCGTAACCCTGGCCTTGGCGCTGGCATTATCAGGATGCATTTCCACGATTGTTTTGTTAGG GGATGTGATGCCTCAATCCTTTTGGATCCAACTCCAGGGAATCCAACAGAAAAAGAACATCCAGCAAATAATCCAAGCTTACGGGGCTATGAAGTTATCGACGAAGCAAAAATTGATCTAGAATCTATTTGCCCAGAAACGGTTTCATGTTCAGATATCATTGCATTTGCTGCAAGAGATAGTGCTTTTAAGCTTGGAGGCATTAGATATTCAGTTCCATCAGGTCGTCGAGACGGAAGAGTATCCATTAAAGACGAACCAACCGCAAACCTTCCCCCTTCCACTTTCAATGCTGGAGAGCTTGAGGAAAATTTTGCGAAAAAAGGACTTTCTTTAGATGAGATGGTTACACTTTCGGGTGCACATTCTATTGGAAGATCACATTGTTCTTCCTTTTCAGATAGACTTTACTCTTTCAATTCAACTCACCCACAGGATCCTACAATGGATCCTAAATTAGCCCAACAATTGATGAAGAGATGTCCGCGTCCTTCTACCACTGATCCAATTGCTCCACTTGATATTGATACTCCAAATAGGTTGGACAATAAGTACTATCTCAATTTGAAGAATAAGAGAGGAGTGTTAACCTCAGATCAGACGCTATGGAACAGTCCTTCAACAGCTAGGATGGCGAGGAGTAACGCGATTCATGGTGCGAATTGGGCTCATAAATTTGCTGATGCAATGGTGAAAATGGGATCCATAGAGGTTATGACTGGGATACAGGGAGAGATAAGGAAGAATTGCAGGGTTGTGAATTAA
- the LOC107002483 gene encoding S-adenosylmethionine synthase 1 yields the protein METFLFTSESVNEGHPDKLCDQISDAVLDACLEQDPESKVACETCTKTNLVMVFGEITTKAIVDYEKIVRDTCRNIGFVSDDVGLDADNCKVLVYIEQQSPDIAQGVHGHLTKRPEEIGAGDQGHMFGYATDETPELMPLSHVLATKLGARLTEVRKNGTCAWLRPDGKTQVTVEYSNDNGAMVPIRVHTVLISTQHDETVTNDEIARDLKEHVIKPVIPEKYLDENTIFHLNPSGRFVIGGPHGDAGLTGRKIIIDTYGGWGAHGGGAFSGKDPTKVDRSGAYIVRQAAKSIVASGLARRCIVQVSYAIGVPEPLSVFVDTYGTGKIPDREILKIVKENFDFRPGMMSINLDLKRGGNGRFLKTAAYGHFGRDDPDFTWEVVKPLKWEKPQD from the coding sequence ATGGAAACTTTCTTATTCACCTCCGAGTCTGTGAACGAGGGTCACCCAGACAAGCTCTGTGATCAGATCTCTGATGCAGTTCTTGATGCCTGCCTTGAGCAAGATCCCGAGAGCAAAGTTGCATGTGAAACTTGCACCAAGACCAACTTGGTCATGGTCTTTGGTGAGATCACAACCAAGGCTATTGTAGACTATGAGAAGATTGTGCGTGACACATGCCGTAATATTGGATTTGTTtctgatgatgttggtcttgatgCTGACAACTGCAAGGTCCTTGTTTACATTGAGCAGCAAAGTCCTGATATTGCTCAAGGTGTACACGGCCATCTGACCAAACGCCCCGAGGAGATTGGTGCTGGTGACCAGGGTCACATGTTTGGCTATGCAACAGATGAGACCCCTGAATTAATGCCTCTCAGTCACGTGCTTGCAACTAAACTTGGTGCCCGTCTTACAGAAGTCCGCAAGAATGGCACCTGCGCCTGGTTGAGGCCTGATGGCAAGACCCAAGTTACTGTTGAGTATAGCAATGACAATGGTGCCATGGTTCCAATTAGGGTACACACTGTTCTTATCTCCACCCAACACGATGAGACCGTTACCAATGATGAGATTGCCCGCGACCTTAAGGAGCATGTCATCAAACCAGTCATCCCAGAGAAGTACCTTGATGAGAATACTATTTTCCACCTTAACCCATCTGGCCGATTCGTTATTGGTGGACCTCATGGTGATGCTGGTCTCACTGGTCGTAAAATCATCATCGACACTTATGGTGGTTGGGGTGCTCATGGTGGTGGTGCTTTCTCTGGCAAAGACCCAACCAAGGTCGACAGGAGTGGTGCATACATTGTAAGGCAGGCTGCAAAGAGCATTGTAGCTAGTGGACTCGCTCGCAGATGCATTGTGCAGGTATCTTATGCCATCGGTGTTCCTGAGCCATTGTCTGTATTCGTTGACACCTATGGCACTGGAAAGATCCCTGACAGGGAAATTTTGAAGATCGTTAAGGAGAACTTTGACTTCAGACCTGGAATGATGTCCATTAACTTGGATTTGAAGAGAGGTGGCAATGGAAGATTCTTGAAAACTGCTGCCTATGGTCACTTTGGACGTGATGACCCCGATTTCACATGGGAAGTTGTCAAGCCCCTCAAGTGGGAAAAGCCCCAAGACTAA
- the LOC107012658 gene encoding pleiotropic drug resistance protein 3: protein MAQLVSSDDIESIRMDLSEIGRSFRSSFRRQTSILRSNSALSASEKDDVVDEENMLAWAAIERLPTFDRLRSSVFEEVNGNEANVKTKRVTDVTKLGAVERHVFIEKMIKHIEHDNLQLLHKIRKRIDKVGVKLPTVEVRYKNLTIEAECELVHGKPLPTLWNSLKSTIMNLARLPGLQSEMAKIKIINDVSGVIKPGRMTLLLGPPGCGKTTLLKALSGNLDNSLKVSGEISYNGYKLEEFVPQKTSAYISQNDLHIPEMTVRETLDYSSRFQGVGSRADIMIDLSRREKEAGIVPDPDIDTYMKAIAVEGQKTNLQTDYILKILGLDICAETLVGDAMRRGISGGQKKRLTTGELIVGPTKALFMDEISNGLDSSTTYQIVACLQQLAHITDATILVALLQPAPETFDLFDDIILMAEGKILYHGPRNSALEFFKNCGFKCPERKGVADFLQEVTSKKDQAQYWHETKETYKFLSVDTLIRKFKESPYRKKLNDELSVAYDKSRCHKNSITFRDYSLPKWELFRACMSREFLLMKRNSFIYIFKTVQLVIIAFITMTVFLRTRMHTDLVHANYYLGALFFALIILLVDGFPELTMTIARLAVFYKQNDLCFYPAWAYAIPAAILKIPLSILESIIWTCLTYYVIGFSPEAGRFFRQLLLLFAVHMTSISMFRFLASVCRTVVASTAAGSLSILFVFLFSGFIIPRPSMPVWLKWGFWISPLTYGEIGLAVNEFLAPRWQKTLSTNTTLGNEVLDSRGLNFDGYLYWISVCALFGFTILFNIGFTLALTFLKAPGSRAIISRDKYSQIEGSSDSSDKADAKENSKTTMDSHEGAGRMVLPFEPLSLVFRDVQYSVDTPAAMKELGFTQNKLQLLSDITGAFRPGVLAALMGVSGAGKTTLLDVLAGRKTSGHVEGEIKVGGYPKVQETFARVSGYCEQTDIHSPQITVEESVIFSAWLRLHPQIDSRTKYEFVKEVLETIELDGIKDTLVGMPGVSGLSTEQRKRLTIAVELVANPSIIFMDEPTTGLDARSAAIVMRAVKNVADTGRTIVCTIHQPSIDIFEAFDELILLKSGGRMIYWGPLGRNSCKMIEYFEGISGVPKIKNNYNPATWMLEVTSTSSEAETSIDFAEVYKNSALHKNNEELVKKLTFPPAGSKDLHFPTQFSQNGWGQFKTCFWKQYWSYWRSPSYNLMRSLHMLFASVVFGLLFWNKGKKLDDQQSVFSVFGSMFTAVIFCGINNSSSVLPYVTTERSVLYRERFAGMYASWAYALAQVAIEIPYLLAQALSFTVITYPMIGYYWSAHKVLWYFYSMFCTLLYFTYLGMMLVSLTPNLPVAAILQSSFYTMFNLFAGFLIPKAQIPKWWIWFYYLVPTSWTLNGMLTSQYGDVDTEITVFGDKKSVAAFIRDYFGFHHNQLPIVGVVLIAYPLVFATLFAFFIGRLNFQRR from the exons ATGGCGCAGCTTGTTAGTTCGGACGATATAGAGTCGATTAGAATGGATCTCTCAGAGATTGGAAGAAGCTTTAGATCATCATTCAGGCGCCAGACTTCGATTTTGAGGAGTAATTCAGCTTTGAGTGCTTCTGAAAAGGACGACGTTGTGGATGAGGAGAACATGTTGGCTTGGGCAGCAATTGAGAGACTGCCAACGTTTGACAGGTTGAGATCATCTGTATTTGAGGAAGTCAATGGCAATGAGGCCAATGTTAAGACGAAAAGAGTAACTGATGTTACCAAGCTTGGAGCTGTAGAAAGGCATGTTTTCATTGAAAAGATGATTAAACACATTGAACATGACAACCTTCAATTGTTGCACAAAATCAGAAAGAGAATTGACAA AGTTGGTGTAAAATTGCCTACTGTGGAAGTGAGATACAAAAATTTAACCATTGAAGCAGAATGTGAGCTAGTTCATGGAAAGCCTCTCCCTACTCTTTGGAATTCTCTCAAAAGCACAATAATG AACCTTGCCAGGCTTCCAGGCCTACAGTCAGAAATGGCCAAgattaaaatcattaatgatGTCAGCGGTGTAATAAAACCCGGACG TATGACTCTACTGCTTGGACCTCCTGGATGTGGAAAAACAACACTGCTGAAAGCACTTTCAGGAAATCTGGACAACTCTCTTAAG GTTTCTGGGGAGATTTCTTATAACGGCTATAAATTGGAGGAGTTTGTACCACAGAAAACTTCTGCATATATAAGCCAAAATGACCTACACATCCCTGAAATGACTGTTAGAGAAACATTAGACTATTCGTCTCGTTTTCAAGGAGTCGGAAGCAGAGCAG ATATTATGATTGACCTAAGCAGAAGGGAGAAAGAAGCAGGAATTGTTCCTGATCCAGATATAGATACTTACATGAAG GCGATTGCTGTTGAAGGACAAAAGACAAATCTTCAGACGGATTATATTCTGAAG ATTCTTGGACTTGATATTTGTGCTGAAACATTGGTTGGTGATGCCATGAGAAGAGGTATATCGGGTGGTCAAAAGAAAAGACTAACAACAG GAGAGCTTATTGTTGGCCCCACAAAAGCATTGTTTATGGATGAAATATCAAATGGCTTAGATAGCTCGACTACATACCAGATTGTTGCTTGCCTTCAACAGCTGGCACATATTACAGATGCCACTATACTTGTCGCGCTTCTTCAACCAGCGCCAGAAACCTTTGATCTCTTTGATGATATAATCCTGATGGCTGAGGGAAAAATTCTTTACCATGGGCCGAGAAATTCTGctttagaattttttaaaaactgcGGGTTCAAATGTCCTGAAAGGAAAGGGGTGGCTGACTTCCTCCAGGAG GTTACGTCGAAAAAGGATCAAGCACAGTATTGGCAtgaaactaaagaaacatataAATTTCTGTCAGTTGATACattaataagaaaatttaaGGAATCTCCATACAGGAAAAAGCTGAATGATGAACTTTCTGTTGCATATGATAAGTCCAGGTGTCATAAAAATTCTATAACCTTTCGTGACTATTCACTTCCTAAATGGGAACTCTTTCGAGCTTGTATGTCAAGAGAATTCCTTCTGATGAAAAGGAATTCTTTTATCTACATATTCAAAACAGTTCAG CTTGTCATCATTGCATTCATAACTATGACCGTATTTTTGAGAACTCGGATGCATACCGATCTTGTACATGCAAATTATTATTTGGGAGCTCTGTTTTTTGCTCTCATCATTCTTCTTGTGGATGGATTCCCTGAGCTCACCATGACTATAGCTAGACTTGCAGTTTTCTATAAACAGAACGACTTGTGCTTTTACCCAGCATGGGCGTATGCAATTCCTGCTGCAATTCTCAAGATTCCCCTCTCTATATTAGAATCTATCATTTGGACATGTCTGACCTACTATGTTATTGGTTTCAGCCCTGAGGCTGGAAG GTTCTTCCGGCAATTACTTCTATTATTTGCTGTGCACATGACATCGATCTCCATGTTCCGTTTCTTGGCTTCTGTCTGCCGTACTGTTGTTGCTTCTACAGCTGCTGGTAGCTTATCAATCTTATTTGTCTTTTTATTCAGCGGATTCATAATACCAAGAC CATCAATGCCCGTTTGGCTGAAATGGGGATTTTGGATTTCTCCGTTGACATATGGTGAGATAGGTCTTGCTGTAAATGAGTTTCTCGCCCCAAGGTGGCAAAAG ACGCTCTCAACAAACACAACTCTAGGGAATGAAGTCCTTGATAGCCGTGGGTTAAACTTTGATGGATATTTGTATTGGATATCAGTTTGTGCCTTGTTTGGCTTTACAATATTGTTTAACATCGGTTTCACCTTGGCCTTAACTTTCTTAAAAG CTCCTGGATCTCGTGCTATTATATCAAGGGATAAGTACTCCCAAATAGAAGGAAGCAGCGATTCTTCTGATAAAGCTGATGCAAAAGAAAATTCCAAGACCACAATGGATTCTCATGAAGGAGCAG GAAGAATGGTTCTACCTTTTGAACCCCTATCTCTTGTGTTTCGAGACGTTCAGTACTCTGTTGACACTCCTGCG GCAATGAAGGAGCTCGGTTTCACACAAAATAAGCTCCAACTTCTTTCAGACATTACTGGCGCATTTAGACCTGGTGTCCTCGCAGCCCTTATGGGTGTCAGTGGGGCTGGAAAAACAACCCTGCTTGATGTTCTTGCCGGTAGAAAAACAAGTGGTCATGTGGAAGGAGAAATAAAAGTTGGTGGGTACCCTAAAGTTCAAGAGACATTCGCTAGAGTTTCAGGTTACTGTGAGCAGACAGACATACATTCTCCTCAGATAACTGTAGAAGAATCAGTTATATTTTCTGCTTGGCTACGACTTCATCCTCAGATTGATTCCAGAACAAAATAT GAGTTTGTGAAAGAAGTCCTCGAGACCATTGAGCTAGATGGTATAAAAGACACGTTGGTTGGTATGCCGGGTGTTAGTGGGCTTTCAACAGAACAACGTAAACGGCTGACAATCGCTGTGGAGCTTGTTGCAAATCCCTCAATTATCTTCATGGATGAACCCACAACAGGGTTGGACGCAAGGTCAGCTGCAATTGTCATGCGGGCTGTGAAAAATGTTGCTGATACAGGAAGAACAATAGTTTGTACCATCCACCAACCAAGCATTGACATATTTGAAGCATTTGATGAG CTGATTCTATTGAAAAGTGGTGGGCGCATGATCTACTGGGGACCACTCGGACGAAATTCTTGTAAAATGATCGAATATTTTGAG GGTATTTCTGGTGTGCCTAAAATAAAGAACAACTACAATCCAGCAACATGGATGTTAGAGGTTACATCAACATCTAGTGAAGCTGAGACCAGCATAGACTTCGCTGAAGTATATAAGAATTCTGCTCTACACAA AAATAACGAAGAGCTTGTGAAAAAACTGACTTTCCCACCAGCTGGTTCAAAAGATTTGCATTTCCCCACCCAATTTTCACAGAATGGCTGGGGACAATTCAAGACTTGCTTCTGGAAGCAATACTGGTCCTATTGGAGGAGTCCTTCATACAATTTGATGCGCTCTCTGCACATGCTTTTTGCTTCCGTTGTTTTTGGATTGCTTTTCTGGAACAAGGGGAAGAAACT AGATGACCAGCAGAGTGTCTTCAGTGTATTTGGTTCTATGTTCACTGCAGTAATCTTCTGTGGCATAAATAATTCATCTTCAGTTTTACCATATGTGACCACGGAGCGATCAGTCCTATACCGGGAAAGATTTGCTGGAATGTATGCATCATGGGCTTATGCATTAGCACAG GTGGCAATTGAAATTCCATATCTTTTAGCTCAAGCACTTTCATTTACTGTCATCACCTATCCGATGATTGGATATTATTGGTCGGCCCACAAGGTTTTGTGGTACTTCTATTCGATGTTCTGCACATTGTTGTACTTCACATACTTGGGAATGATGCTTGTTTCATTGACACCAAACTTGCCAGTAGCTGCAATTCTTCAGTCATCCTTTTACACAATGTTCAACCTCTTTGCCGGATTCTTGATACCAAAAGCT CAAATTCCAAAATGGTGGATCTGGTTCTATTATCTAGTACCTACATCGTGGACGTTGAATGGGATGCTTACTTCACAATATGGAGATGTTGATACAGAGATTACTGTGTTTGGAGATAAGAAATCAGTAGCAGCCTTTATTAGGGACTATTTTGGATTTCACCACAATCAATTACCTATTGTAGGTGTTGTTTTGATTGCATACCCCTTAGTTTTTGCCACTTTATTTGCATTTTTCATTGGGAGGTTGAACTTCCAAAGAAGGTGA